CTGGATGACCTTTCGCCAGGCCGTCGAACTCGACGCGCACGTCCGCAAAGGGGAGAAAGGCTCGCTCGTTGTTTATGCCAACAGCATCACGCGCACCGAGCACGACGACAAGACCGGCGAGGATATCGAGCGCGAAATCCCGTACATGAAGGGTTACACCGTCTTCAACGTCGAACAGATCGACGGCTTGCCGGAAATCTACTACGCGAAGGCAGAATCCACGCTCGACCCCGTGGCCCGTATCGATCATGCCGAGAGATTCCTTCACGCCACCGGCGCAAAAATCGCTCACGGCGGCAACCGCGCTTATTACAGCCTCTCGACCAACACCGTGCAGATGCCGCCGTTCGAATCTTTCGGTGATGCCGACAGCTATTATTCAACGCTCGCGCATGAGCTGACCCACTGGACGGGCTCCAAAAACCGCCTCGACCGTGACTTCGGCGGCCACCGCTTCGGCAGCAACGCCTATGCTCAGGAAGAATTGGTCGCTGAATTGGGCGCTGCTTTTCTCTGTGCCGATCTCGAACTGGCGCCGGAGCCCCGCGAAGATCACGCCGCCTACATCGCTAGCTGGCTGGAGGTTCTGCAGAACGACAGCCGCGCCATCTTCACCGCCGCCGCGCACGCGCAGAAGGCCGCTGATTTCATCCACAAATTCAGCGCGAGCACCGCAGAAGAAGTCGAGGAGTCCCGTGCGGCTTAACATCGTCCGCGCTAGCGGGCAGGTTCTGCCCGCTAGCGACTCCCCAGAAACTTGCTGGCAACAATGGCGCGGGCGCTTTCATCACTCCAGAGAAGGCGGTCCGGCTTGCCGCGCTCAATCGTGCGCCGCTTGCGACGGAGATTCTCGCCCTTCGGCAGAAGGGCAACCTTGCGGCCTGGTATTCTCTCGCTCGACAGGACGCAGTCGCGGGTCAGCAGGAAGACCCATCCTTCCGCATCTTCCCGAAGCACTTCGGCTGTCACGACGCGCTCGCCGACATTTACCGCACGGGCGTTTCGCCTGCGGCTGCGCTTTTCCCACACGCTTTCTTTCCAGCGGACCACATCCGCTGCGATAAATCCGCTGCCGCAAGGAACCCACTTCACCGTCATGTTTTCCGCCCTTCCGTTCGGTCCTCACCCAGAGAAGCGCATTTACGCCTTCCAGGCAAGGATTC
This portion of the Acidicapsa acidisoli genome encodes:
- a CDS encoding ArdC family protein; this encodes MQKTDATDRQDVYTRITAQIVANLEKGVRPWVKPWNAEHAAGRITRPLRHNGQPYSGINILSLWMSATAQNFAAPIWMTFRQAVELDAHVRKGEKGSLVVYANSITRTEHDDKTGEDIEREIPYMKGYTVFNVEQIDGLPEIYYAKAESTLDPVARIDHAERFLHATGAKIAHGGNRAYYSLSTNTVQMPPFESFGDADSYYSTLAHELTHWTGSKNRLDRDFGGHRFGSNAYAQEELVAELGAAFLCADLELAPEPREDHAAYIASWLEVLQNDSRAIFTAAAHAQKAADFIHKFSASTAEEVEESRAA